In the genome of Acaryochloris sp. CCMEE 5410, the window CGGTGGGTAGCACCATGCTGTCAGCAACGGTATCCCCCAAGAACGTTAGATCTGAATTCATCCCCGATCTCAGCTTGTCTTGCCCAGAGGTAATATTTACCCTGACCTGAAAGGAAGTGACATTTTGCTCTTCAATCGCTTCTGGTGACACCAACCGAACGCGCCCCTTAAAAACCTGATCGGGGAACGCATCTGCGCGAATTTCAACAGACTGGCCGGGTCGGATCTGACCAATATCGATTTCAGGAACCGTGGCTAACACCTCCAGCTTTTGGGCTAAGGCCACGATAGACGTCGAAGTGGCCGAAGAGGTACTCGATGCAGTCGTTGTAGGCGTTACAAAGGCCCCTTCCGTCGCAAATTTTTGGGTAATGATGCCTGCAAAGGGGGCGCGAATAATCGTATCGTTGACCTGGGTCATCACCACCCGCTGACGGCCCTGAGCCTCAGCTACTGACGCTTTTGCTTGAAGAATTGCTTCTGGGCGACTGCCTTTTTGCATCAGCTGGTAGGCTTGACGGGCTTCCGCCACATCGGCTTTAGCCCTTAAAACCTCTGCCGGTTGAGACCCTTGCCGTAAAATTTGCAGGCGCTGTTGCACCTCTCTTAAGTTGGCTTGGGCCGTATCTGCTTCTGCTTTGGCTTCATCCCTGCGATCGCGGGTTTCTGCCCCCGCTTTGTAGAGCTGTTCAAAACTATTTAGGCGAGTCAAGGCTAATCTCAGACGAGCTTTCGCCGACTCCACTTGGCTTTGCACCTGGGTAATCGTTTCCAGTTGATTGCCCCCAGCGATTTGGGCGAGTTGGGCCTCCGCTCGGACCAAACGAGCCCTGGCCTGTTGAATTTCCTCTGGGCGGTTACCGGCCTGCAACTCTGACAGCCGAGCCTTTGCCTGGGCCACCGACGCATTCGCTTGAATAAGCTGGCCTTCTAAATCACGAGTATCCATGCGGGCAATGACCTGCCCCTTTTCAACCTCGTCCCCTTGCTCCACCAACAGCTTGGCCAAAACGCCTGCTTGCTTGGGACTTAAGTTGACACTTTTAGCCGGCGTAATCGTACCGCTAGCCCCAATCCGGAGGGTGACATCTTTTGACTCCACCTCCACCGTCAAGTCTTCTAGGGTTGGCTTATCCGAAGACTGATTGACAAAAGACCTTGCCCCAACTGCCCCCAACAGGACAACGGTACTTACCAGACCAACCACCCATACCTTAGGTTTCTTGACCTTACCAACGACCGGAAGATTGATGTACACGATTGCTTAATATTTCGTAACCTTTTCTCATTCTAGCGAGGATCTTACTCGCTTGTCGTTTTAGTTCTAAAATTCAGCCCTTAGACATAAAGACGATAAGCCTTCCCTACAGGGTTCCCGGCCTTCCCCCAACCTAGACGGATCTCTGGTTAAAGTTGAACGATGCCTCCAATAGGTGAAAAGTCAGCTTCACCGTTGTTGAGCTGAACCTTGCGCCGTAAAGTCCACCAATGCCTGATATTTCGGGGCAGTTTCTAACGGTTGGTTTTGATATTCCAAGGCTCCCCAACTGCCAAAACGGGTATAGGGTGAAACATCTACAAAATGACAGAGCAATCCTCCACCGGACTCCTGCCATTGCTGGAGATACTGCTTATACAAAGTGGCCATGCGGGGGTGACGGTTAAGGGAGGTAAACAGTTGAGTAATCTTCTGCTCATGTTCTTCGCTAAATGCAGCACTGGTTAAATGCTGTCCCCCTTCATAGGCAATTAACTCCAACCCAAACTCGTCTCGAATACGGCTATAGTGCTCCCGCAGAAACGGCCCATAGGACTTAATTTCGGCCTCCATCTGTTGCCAAATTTCGGCTTCAGAACTCTTGAGTAATCGGGGCAAGTTTTCCAGATAATCCCATTCCCCACTGAAGTAGGGGGCAATAGCATAGGCATCTGCGGATTGATAGGCATCTTTCCAAGTCAGCACCTGTTCTGCGGTCCAGGGGTTGACATACTGAGATGCTAATACCCTCACTAGGCGATCGCGGCTGCCAAATACCGATTCCCAAAGTTTGAAAATCTCAACAGATCTTTGGGAGTAGAAGCGTAAGCTAGCTTGATAGGGGTCTTCTGCAAGCTTTAATTCCAATCCTTTGGATTGAGCATACTGATATTGATTAAAGTCGGGGGCGCTGTTCCACACCTCGTTAGAGTACTCCACGTACACCTTGAGCCGAGGATCTAACCGATCGCGTACCATCGTCGCGAATTGACGAACATAATCATCCGAGGCCTGATGGGGCAAGGTAAACCAAGGATTGGCTTGTAGAGTATTGGCCAGATCGATCATGTACTCTAAAGCCACTCCATTGCCAGCCGCTTGGGTCACATCCGACACTTGGGGCCGATCCCGCCACTCTTGAATGTCAGAGCCATTCGTTTCCATCCAGTCCATAAACCGCAAGGTTTTGAAGGGCTGCAACCGCTCCAGGAACAATGGATGAAAAAAACGTTGCTGATAGGCATATTCAAATCCAGGCAAAATCAAGCGAATATTTCGAATGGGGTTTTGGGGATTCGTTCGACTAATTTTCAACCAAATCCCCGTTTTCATTGGCGTTACATCCAATACCATCCGTCCAGATTGCTGACTCGCAATGGTGGCACTGCCATAGTTAAAGCTAATCTCTCCCTCTCCGTCATACAGCAGGGTATATTTCCCCGCCGGGTAATGACCTTTGCCATTGTCAAAGATCACGGTCTCCGCGAACTGCTTGGGTTCTAGGGCCGCAATCCAACCTTCAGGAGTGAGCTTCAGGGGACCTCCCTGGTCAAAACCAGCCCCCTCCCGCCCCGAGAACCAAGGGCGCGATAGCTTAAAAGCATCCACAAACGGCCATTGACTGGTGTAACTCACCACCTCCCCTAAATTCATCCCCAGTTGTGGATTAGAGACCGTCTGGGTAGCCTGGATAGTAGGAGAGGGCGGCTGATTAAACCCGACCACACATAACGCAAACATCGCGATAAAGAGTAGAACTAAAAACCACTCCCTGAGATTCCGAAAAGGATTGCGTCGTCGAGGCACGTTTCATCTCACTCCAATGACATCAATATTCCGTTGAACTCGCAATATCTAATCCATTATTCTGCTGTTAATTTCATCTTCTAGCTTAGCGATCTCATCCTGGCCCGGCTTATGAACTTCATCGTTTATCTCGTGATGTTTGGTTGGATTCCTTTGGTCCTTTATCTATTCAGCCAGCTTCCGGTGCAGCGGGCTTTGGTTATCAGTTTTATTGGCGCTTGGTTATTTCTCCCCCAGGCCAGTTTTCCCTTGGTGGGTCTGCCCGATCTCACTAAAATGTCGGCAACTTGCTATGGCATCTTACTGGCAACGTTTATCTTTGATGCCAAACGGTTCCAGCTCTTCAAGTTCAGCTGGATAGATATTCCCATGGTGATTTGGTGCCTCTGTCCCATTGCCTCGTCCTTAACCAATGATTTAGGGCTATACGACGGACTCGCCCAAGCCTTGGGCCAAACCGTTACCTGGGGATTTCCCTATTTCTTGGGGCGACTGTACCTAGGGAATTTAAGCGGGCTCAGGCAGTTGGCAACTGGCATTATTATCGGCGGCATCCTGTACGTTCCCCTTTGTTTGCTGGAGATCCGGCTGAGTCCCCAACTCCACCGCTGGATTTACGGCTACCATGCCCATTCTTTCGAGCAAACCTTTCGGCTAGGGGGATTTAGACCCACGGTCTTTATGGAGCATGGACTAATGCTGGGGGTTTGGATGATGAGCGCCACCTTAATGGCCATTTGGCTATGGCGCGCTGGCACCCTGACTCGCTTAGGGGATATTCCCATGATTTGGTGCGTATTGGCCCTGGGAGTAACCTTTATTCTCCTGCGGTCTACCGGGGCCTATGCCCTGTTACTCATCAGCCTTATTCTCCTATTTGCCGTTACTTGGTCTCGATCTAGTATTGCCATTTGGCTACTCGCTCTACTAATGGCGGGATATTTAGCCATCAGTTCAACGGGGTCGTTAACACCCACCTATACCCGGCAGCTCGTTGCCACGGCAAGCCAAATCACCGGACCTGAGAGAGCGGCATCCCTCAGCTTTCGGCTTGAAAACGAACAAATTCTATCGGCAAAAGCCCGGATTAGACCCATCTTTGGCTGGGGAGGATGGGGCAGAGCACGAATTTATAATGACCAGGGTCAAGATATCTCCGTAACCGATAGCCTATGGATCATCACCTTTGGCAATCATGGCTTAGTGGGATTAGTGAGTTTAATGACGGCTCTAGTTTTGCCCATCCTGATGTTAGCTAGACGAATTCCTGTCTCCAACTGGACTCACCCCGCTGCTGCCCCCGTCGCTGCCCTGTCGGTGGCCTTGATTATGTATGGGCTAGATTGCCTTGTGAATGCCATGATCAATCCTGTGTTTGCCCTGGCCGCCGGTGGACTATCTGGTTTAGCCGTCCAGAAGATCAATCGGAAACGCTTGAGACGCCCCGGCAGCCAGAGAATCGCTACCTAAAGTCCCTTGCGGCCCCTCGGTTTATGAGGTCATTTGGGTACGGGCAGTTTTTACCATGGCAATCATTGTTTGATGGGCATCTTCGGAATCTTGCAGCACATGATCAAAGACAATCCGGATGGTAGAGTCTTGGTCCCCTGCATTTACGGACAAGTCCATCCCTTCTGGATCAACTTTTAGCATCTGGGCGGCTTCAGCCTCGGTGACCTTGCCATAGGCTTTGGCATAGAGTAAAACAGCATCGGCATGATCATCATTCATGTGTTTGCAGATGCGATCGCTAATTTCGGGGGTAATGGTATCGGCCATAGGATTTATTTGCCAAAATTAATAGGTGTAATAACAAATGGCTTAGTGTAACTCTTTCAAGCCATTGCCTGGGTCAAGTTCATCTTATCTCGCACCTATAAATCTTAGGTACAACGCTGATTCCTTTTCAACCTCAAATAAATCTGAGGCAGAACTGAGCCAATCGGAGATAATAAGCACCGGGGTCAAGGCCATAAGGATATTTTTTTCATGGGATTCATTCAAGTTTCACGAGGGACAAGGGACATTCTGCCAGATGAGGTGATCTATTGGCAGCATGTCGAAGCCACAGCCCGTCAGCTTCTCCATCAGGCGGCATATCGAGAGCTGCGGACCCCCATCTTTGAGCAGACCAATTTATTTGAACGGGGCATTGGCGAAGCCACAGACGTCGTTGGCAAGGAAATGTATACCTTCCAAGATCGAGGCGATCGTTCGATTACCCTGCGTCCAGAAGGGACGGCTGGCGCTGTTCGTTCGTTTATCGAGAACAAGCTTCATGCCCAGGGAGGCGTTCAGCGTCTGTGGTATATCGGCCCCATGTTTCGCTATGAAAGACCCGGAGCAGGACGACAGCGACAGTTTCACCAAATCGGAGTAGAAGCGCTGGGTAGCCAAGATCCGCGTGCTGATGCTGAAGTTATTGCCATCGCTTCCCAACTCCTTAAATCGTTAGGCGTTCCTGATTGGACCTTATCTCTCAATTCGCTCGGCACGGCTGAAGATCGACAAAAATACCGCGAGGCTTTAGTCACTTACCTTAGTCAGTACAAAGATGACCTAGACCCTGACTCCCAGGATCGCCTCCAGCGTAATCCTCTGCGCATCTTAGATAGCAAGGATCCTAAAACAAAAGAAATAGCCCAGTCTGCCCCCAATATCTTGGAATACTTGGGCACTGACTCCAAACAGCATTTTGACCGTGTTCAGCAACTTCTCACGGATCTAGAGATTGCCTATAAGCTCAATCCTTGCCTGGTTAGAGGATTAGATTACTACACCCACACCGCCTTTGAGTTTGAGTTGGATGGGTTAGGGAATCAAGCCACCGTCTGTGGCGGAGGACGCTACGATCGCCTCGTTTCTGAGCTGGGGGGACCCGAAACCCCTGCAGTGGGATGGGCCATCGGCATGGAACGACTGATTCTGCTCCTGCAAAATGCTGAGATCACCTTAAATCAATCTTTAGATTTTTACTGCGTGGCCCGGGGTCCAGAAGCAGAAGCTCAAGCCTTACTGATTTGCCAAAATTTGAGGAAAAACGGCTTTTCCGTGGAGATGGATTTAAGTGGGAGTGCGTTTGGCAAACAACTTAAACGAGCCAATCGGAGTGGGGCCTCAGCCTGCTTGATTTTGGGCGATACGGAAGCTTGCGATCGCACCGTGCAACTCAAATGGCTAGCCTCTGGTGAACAAGAATCCATAGCTCAGGCCGATCTCAGCAACCTCACATCCCAACTCCAAAATAAGCTAGCTGCAGCCAAAGGGAATTCCTCCACCTAAAGCTCCCATTTCTGAACAAGATCAGTTAGACTGTGCTGCATGTTGGAATCCCTTGACAACACCCAGAAAATATGGATCTCTGAACTGTGGCTGTGTGGAGTAGGACGTAAATAACGATGACAGTGGACATAGAATTTCTGATTCAAAAAGAGGGAGATTTTGCGTGGCTCCCCCTCGAATCTCTCAGTGTTGAAATATTAGTCGGCAGATATCAACTGATCGCCCAAACCAGTGAGGCAGACTGCCCCATTCAAGTCCATATCCATCATCAGTACGTGGAAGATGGGTTGTGGCAAGAAGTCGTCCAACACCAACTCTTCCACACCGATTCCCAAGGCCGCATCGAAGTCCTACCCCCCACCTTCCTTCAACATGGTCGTTGGATCATTAGTTGCGCAGCCAACGAAGACGAGCAACTTGCCAACTCAGAGATCGATCGCCATTGTGTACAACTCCAAGTCCTTGAACAAGAAACTGATCTAGACCAAGATTGGGAATTCCTCAGTCATTCTATGGCTTGTCCAGAGTCTAATGGACAGCAAGCAGACCTACTGGCACCCTTGCAAGCTGCCAATATAAGGGCAAAAACGGCTTGGAATAACATTGCCCCGCCCGAAGAGAGCATCTCCATCCCTGAAGAAGGATTAAATCTCGCAGAGAACATCTCCATCCTGGAAAAAGAATTAAATCTCGCAGAGAGCTTCTCCATCCTTGAAGAAGAATTCAACCTCGAAGAAAGCATACCCATCCCAGGGCAAGAACCTGAGGAAACATCCTCCATATCTCCCACTCTTTTCAATATCTACGAGCCAGCCAGGGCTGCAAACAACCCAGATGTACAGCCCTCCCAAGACAGCCGCCCAGAATCCACTGTCCCGCAACTACCGGAGATTCCTCACGATATCACCCCGATCCGTCTGCAGATTTCACCGGGTCTGATTCTTCCACCTGAACTCTTCACACCAGAAACCGATAATATTCCTATCCCCCAGCTTCCTGAATTCCCACACCTTAATCAGTGGAAAGATCTGTCTTATTCAGAACTATCCATTGCTTTAGGGCGCCTTCACTGGAGCAAACTCGATACCTACGGTGAAGCGATTGATGTCGACTTTGGGGCGCTCGAATTACAGGAGCGATTTTTAGCAACATTGACTCAACTATCCACACAGAAAACCGTAAATCCCAACAACGGTACATCTGTCACACCCGAGAAAGAAACACAATCCAACAGTAAAGCCTTGGTCCCCATTGCCTCAGAAGGGGCATCCTAAAGACCAAAAATAAGGACTGAATATGCGTATTTGGCTCATTAGTTTTCTTACCCTCTTAGCCTTAGCAAGAGGATTAGAGTGGCTCCACCACCTGACCTTGCCATTCCCAATCCTCTTATTAGGGGGGGCAATGCTGTCGATTCTATCCAACGAGTCGACCCTAGCAGGCTTACCTTGGATGCCAAAATCACGCTCTGCCAAAATTTCCCAAATAGAACCTGTAGCCCCTGAAAACACCTTTACTCCCCAATAAATTCATTGACCTAGTTTTTGACAAGAAAGGGGTGCTCAAATGAGCACCCCTTTCTCGCTAAGTTTTATAGCTTGAGATAACTGTCTTAAGCTTCATTAAGGGCCGCAATTCCAGGTAAGACTTTACCTTCCAAAAGCTCTAGACTTGCACCGCCTCCGGTAGAAATATGGCTCATTTTTTCAGCCACACCCACTTTTTCAACTGCCGCAACCGAGTCACCTCCTCCAATAATGGTGTCAGCGCCTGTCTCGGTAATTGCAGCCAAGCTATGGGCAACCGCATCAGTTCCTGCTGCAAATTTATCGAATTCAAACACACCCATCGGTCCATTCCAAATCACAGTTTTGCAATCAGAAAGGGCGGCCTGAAACTCTTTCACAGAGTTGGGACCAATATCCAAGCCCATCCAGCCATCAGGAATATTATTGATGCTCACAGTCTGAGCATTGGCATCAGCAGCAAAATTATCTGCAACCACAACATCACTAGGCAGTAACAGAGCGACTCCCTTCTCTTTAGCCTTAGCCTCTAGAGTACGAGCTAAATCTAGCTTGTCTTCTTCAACCAAAGACTTACCCACAGCCAAACCACGAGCTTTATAGAAAGTGAAAATCATACCGCCACCAATCAGTAGTTTGTCTACCTTGTCTAACAAGGTTTCAATCACACCAATTTTGCTTGAGACTTTTGAACCACCCACGATAGCGGCCAAAGGACGCTGAGGGCTCTCAATGGCTGCCTGTAGATACTTCAGTTCTTTCTCAATTAAATAACCCGCCACAGAAGGGCTCAGGTGATGAGTCACTCCTTCAGTAGAAGCATGGGCTCGGTGGGCCGTACCAAAAGCATCATTGACGTACAGATCTGCCACTGAAGCTAGCTGGCGGGCAAACTCAGGGTCATTAGCCTCTTCACCCGCATGGAAACGTACATTTTCCAGAAGGGCAACTTGTCCATTCTGTAATGCGCCGACTTTTGCCGCCACCTCATCTCCAATACAGTCATCACATTTGGTGACCGATTGACCCAGTAATTCAGACAAACGTGCAGCAACGGGTGTTAGGCGCATGGACTCATTGACTTGTCCCTTAGGACGTCCAAAGTGGCTCGCAAGAATGACCTTAGCACCTTTAGACGTTAGGTCTTGAATCGTGGGGAGAGCAGCGCGAATGCGGGTATCGTCTGTAATTTTGCCGTCGCCATCTAAGGGCACATTGAAATCGGCACGCACCAAAACTCGCTTACCAGATAAATCTGCCGATGTTAAATTGGCTATTGTTTTCTTGGACACAGTAAAAATCTCCTAAATGCGTCTATTGCGTTTTATTACCCCCCATAGCAGAGCGCATGGGGTATTGGCATGATGATGGTTGGGATAAATCTATACCCAAACTCGTCGGTCGGGTTGGTTGTTAATGTGAACTGATACCGTGCCGTCCATATTTTACCGGAGTCCGTACCCTGGAGTAGAGCTTCATGTTTAAGACGATTTTGTTTCCAATTGATCAAAGTCGAGCTTCTCAGGATGCTGCTGAGAAGGTGGCCGAAATCGTTAAATTTTGCAATAGCAAACTCGTCATCCTATCCGTACAATCAGATGCTGGGAACACTCCCGAAAACAGTACCCCTGCCAATCAAGCCATTGACCAACTCCTCCAAAACGCAAAAATCGCTTTTTCAGATTGGGGGATTGCTGCTGAGATTACAAAACAAGTCGGAAGACCCGCCTTCTGCATTTGTGATTATGCCGATGAAATCAATGCCGATTTAATCGTTATGGGTTGCCGAGGCGTTGGCCTTACTGAAGAAGGAGCTTCAGAAAGCGTCAGTAATCGGGTGATTAATTTAGCCCCTTGCCCTGTCATGGTTATTCCTTAGGTGAAGGCGTCCTTCACTAAGGATGGCCACACAACACCGACTCAGATGCCCTATCTCGATTATTGCTGAGTTAATTCCAGGATTACATCACACCGATAATTATTGGCCAGGGAGGCCAAAAGGTTTTTTAAATGCTCATATTCAGGTGAGATGTCTTCTAGCAAGTCAAAAATTCCATCCGTATCTAAATTAATGGCCTTACTCTGCAGGTGGTTCAGCCATGATTCAGACATCACTTCCTGTAATTGAGCCTTAAGATCATTCCGTTTAGGTAGGGACAAAGAGTCGCAATGGGTCAACGGAGGAGTCAATTCTTCATATAAATACTTCACCCCTAAATGCTGCGTCATTTTCTCCAAGATAATCGTCTCATTACAGGGTTTATGGAGAAAATCATCACAGCCACACGTCAGCGCTCGTTCTTTATCTTCATCAAAGGCATTAGCCGTTAAAGCAATAATCACTGGTTGTGGGATCTGAGGCATTGCTCTAATCTGTTGAGTCGCCTCCAGGCCATCCATTAAAGGCATCTTAATATCCATCCAAATTAAATGGGGATGCCATTCTTGGCACACTTCCAAAGCTTCTTGGCCATTTTGTGCAGATTTCACCAAAAAGCCAATGGTGGCCAGTAATGTGACTAACAAACATCGATTATCTGCATGATCTTCCACTACCAAGATCCGAAAAATCGGTTGATGAGGGTGAACCTGAAGAATACGCTGTTCGAGGGTGGGTACCAATGCACTAGCAGTACTTACTTTTACGGGAATTGAAAAAGAAAAAGTCGCTCCCTTATTAAGCTGACTCAATATGGATAATTCTCCCCCCATTAAATTGACAAATTGACGACTAATTGACAGTCCTAAGCCTGTCCCATGGACCCCCTGATGGGACTGTTTGCCATACTCAGTTTGGTAAAAAGGATGAAAAATCTTCTCTTGATCCTCTTCTGAGACACCAGGTCCCGTATCCTCTACTGAGAAGGTTAATAAACAAGTCGGCTCCTGAAGGTTTACAGAGTAAGCATCATCGAGATAAAGACGACTGGCTACTTTCAGATAAACTTGCCCTTCATTAGTAAATTTAATTGCATTCCCCAGTAAATTAATTAGTACCTGACGAAGCTTTTTGATGTCAGCTTGAATATATTGGGGAACCGTTTTAGAATATTGAAATTTTAAAGTAATTTTTTTGGAAAAAACCTTCTGTTGGAACAAATTATATAGGCCTTCCAAAAAGTGATGAAGGTTAAAATTGGTGGGATCTAGGGTAATTTGACCAGCCTCAATTTTCGACATTTCTAGAATGTCGTTGAGAAGAGCCAGGAGATGTTCACCACTATTATTGATGATGCTTAGCTTATGAAGATGAGCCGCCGTCAAGGTTGAATCCCGACTCAATAGTTGCGAAAAGCCTAAAATTGCATTTAGAGGTGTTCGCAATTCATGACTCATATTGGCAAGAAAGGTGCTTTTAGCTAAATTCGCACTTTCAGCCATCTCCTTAGCAGCCACTAATTTTTGAGCCCGTTCATCCGCCAACTTATGGGCTTCATTTAAAGCTGTATTTTTGGCCTGTAAAAGAAATAGAAAATCTGAGACCCGATCATGAACAGCAAAATGGTTAAGCCGTAACCCCAGAGGTTTAAGCTCATGGATTTCTGTTACCCAGAGAGAACCAAGGAAAAAAATTAAATTAGTCTCGGCTACATACACCATCTGCCCTTGCAACTGCATATTTATAGCAAGGCAATCTAAAATCAACAACGAACGGCAAGGCTCGCTGAGACTA includes:
- a CDS encoding DUF2470 domain-containing protein → MADTITPEISDRICKHMNDDHADAVLLYAKAYGKVTEAEAAQMLKVDPEGMDLSVNAGDQDSTIRIVFDHVLQDSEDAHQTMIAMVKTARTQMTS
- a CDS encoding ATP-binding protein — encoded protein: MCSQSPISPSHQTLFFRHSLPPGQFATAFPFHFVLNSDLEIIQAGDSLQHLLPKICGSQFEQQFAIQRPPLSPDFASLSEPCRSLLILDCLAINMQLQGQMVYVAETNLIFFLGSLWVTEIHELKPLGLRLNHFAVHDRVSDFLFLLQAKNTALNEAHKLADERAQKLVAAKEMAESANLAKSTFLANMSHELRTPLNAILGFSQLLSRDSTLTAAHLHKLSIINNSGEHLLALLNDILEMSKIEAGQITLDPTNFNLHHFLEGLYNLFQQKVFSKKITLKFQYSKTVPQYIQADIKKLRQVLINLLGNAIKFTNEGQVYLKVASRLYLDDAYSVNLQEPTCLLTFSVEDTGPGVSEEDQEKIFHPFYQTEYGKQSHQGVHGTGLGLSISRQFVNLMGGELSILSQLNKGATFSFSIPVKVSTASALVPTLEQRILQVHPHQPIFRILVVEDHADNRCLLVTLLATIGFLVKSAQNGQEALEVCQEWHPHLIWMDIKMPLMDGLEATQQIRAMPQIPQPVIIALTANAFDEDKERALTCGCDDFLHKPCNETIILEKMTQHLGVKYLYEELTPPLTHCDSLSLPKRNDLKAQLQEVMSESWLNHLQSKAINLDTDGIFDLLEDISPEYEHLKNLLASLANNYRCDVILELTQQ
- a CDS encoding universal stress protein, whose product is MFKTILFPIDQSRASQDAAEKVAEIVKFCNSKLVILSVQSDAGNTPENSTPANQAIDQLLQNAKIAFSDWGIAAEITKQVGRPAFCICDYADEINADLIVMGCRGVGLTEEGASESVSNRVINLAPCPVMVIP
- a CDS encoding phosphoglycerate kinase, with product MSKKTIANLTSADLSGKRVLVRADFNVPLDGDGKITDDTRIRAALPTIQDLTSKGAKVILASHFGRPKGQVNESMRLTPVAARLSELLGQSVTKCDDCIGDEVAAKVGALQNGQVALLENVRFHAGEEANDPEFARQLASVADLYVNDAFGTAHRAHASTEGVTHHLSPSVAGYLIEKELKYLQAAIESPQRPLAAIVGGSKVSSKIGVIETLLDKVDKLLIGGGMIFTFYKARGLAVGKSLVEEDKLDLARTLEAKAKEKGVALLLPSDVVVADNFAADANAQTVSINNIPDGWMGLDIGPNSVKEFQAALSDCKTVIWNGPMGVFEFDKFAAGTDAVAHSLAAITETGADTIIGGGDSVAAVEKVGVAEKMSHISTGGGASLELLEGKVLPGIAALNEA
- the hisS gene encoding histidine--tRNA ligase gives rise to the protein MGFIQVSRGTRDILPDEVIYWQHVEATARQLLHQAAYRELRTPIFEQTNLFERGIGEATDVVGKEMYTFQDRGDRSITLRPEGTAGAVRSFIENKLHAQGGVQRLWYIGPMFRYERPGAGRQRQFHQIGVEALGSQDPRADAEVIAIASQLLKSLGVPDWTLSLNSLGTAEDRQKYREALVTYLSQYKDDLDPDSQDRLQRNPLRILDSKDPKTKEIAQSAPNILEYLGTDSKQHFDRVQQLLTDLEIAYKLNPCLVRGLDYYTHTAFEFELDGLGNQATVCGGGRYDRLVSELGGPETPAVGWAIGMERLILLLQNAEITLNQSLDFYCVARGPEAEAQALLICQNLRKNGFSVEMDLSGSAFGKQLKRANRSGASACLILGDTEACDRTVQLKWLASGEQESIAQADLSNLTSQLQNKLAAAKGNSST
- a CDS encoding efflux RND transporter periplasmic adaptor subunit, with product MYINLPVVGKVKKPKVWVVGLVSTVVLLGAVGARSFVNQSSDKPTLEDLTVEVESKDVTLRIGASGTITPAKSVNLSPKQAGVLAKLLVEQGDEVEKGQVIARMDTRDLEGQLIQANASVAQAKARLSELQAGNRPEEIQQARARLVRAEAQLAQIAGGNQLETITQVQSQVESAKARLRLALTRLNSFEQLYKAGAETRDRRDEAKAEADTAQANLREVQQRLQILRQGSQPAEVLRAKADVAEARQAYQLMQKGSRPEAILQAKASVAEAQGRQRVVMTQVNDTIIRAPFAGIITQKFATEGAFVTPTTTASSTSSATSTSIVALAQKLEVLATVPEIDIGQIRPGQSVEIRADAFPDQVFKGRVRLVSPEAIEEQNVTSFQVRVNITSGQDKLRSGMNSDLTFLGDTVADSMVLPTGLIATKDGKTGVYIPDEDGKPKFQPVTTGSSIKNQTQILEGVTPGQKVFETFPEGQKPEDLKEEE